The sequence TTTGACGCGCTGGCCACCATGATTCGCCATCGCGTGCGCCGGGTGGTGGTGGTGCAGGAGCAGCGCATTTCCGGCACGCTGGATCAGCTCGATTTGCTGGGGTTCTTGTCCAATCACTCGTACCTGATCACGCGCCAAATCCAGGATGCGGAGGATTTGTCCACCCTCAAAGAAGCCGCGCAACAGATCACGGATCTCATTGCGCTGCTGCACAGGGGCGGCACCCAGGTCCGCATGATCGCCCGGTTGGTACAGGAACTGAACGCCCAACTGTTCGAGCGCACCTGGCAGTTGGTGGCGCCTCACGCCTTGGTGGCCAACTCGTGCCTGTTCGTCATGGGCAGCGAGGGGCGGGGAGAGCAGTTGCTCAAAACCGACCAAGACAACGGGCTGGTGTGGCGCGATGGCTACGAGCCTCCCGCCAACCTGGCCGAAATTTGCCAGCGCTTTTCGGATGCGCTCACCGATTTTGGTTACCCTGAATGCCCCGGGCGCATCATGATCAGCAACCCCGAGTGGCGCCAGAGCGCGGGGGATTTTGGCCAAACCGTGCGGCGCTGGCTGCTCATGCCATCGGCGGAGAGCTTGATGGCCCTGGCCATTTTCATTGACGCCCATGCCGTGTGCGGGGACGCCAATTTGCTCGAAGGGGTGCGCGACGAGGTCTTCAATCTGCTGATGGACAACGACGCGCTGATGGCCCGCTTTGCCGGCTCGATCAATGCGTTCGACATGGCGTCGGGCTGGTGGAACCGGCTGCTGTCCCTGGGCGATGACAACCTGCTGGACTTGAAGAAAGCCGGCACCTTCCCACTGGTGCATGGCGTGCGCAGTTTGGCGCTGGCGCATCGCATCAACGCCACCAGCACCGTGGCGCGCATCGAAGCCCTGGCCGTGGCCGAGCGCCTGCCCGCCGACCTGGCCGGCGAGCTGCTGGACAGCCTGCACTTTTTCATGGGCCTCAAGCTCAAAGTCGGCCTGGCTGCTTTGGCGCGGGGCGAAAAACCTGGCGGCATCGCCATGGACCAACTCAGCAGCCTCGACCGCGACTTGCTCAAAGACGCGCTGGGGGTGGTCAAGCGCTTCAAAAACATGCTGTACCAGCGTTTCCGTCTGGACATGCTTTGAACCGTTTTGCTTCCTGATCCCCAGGCCTCGCCATGACCCAGCCCCGTTCCTCACTCTTGTTGGCCCCTCCACCGCTGTGGCAGCGCCCCTGGCTCTCGCTCAAGCGGGAGTGGATGCTCTACCACTTGGGGGATCAGCGCTTTCGCTTCATGTACGACCCGCCCCCGGACGACGAATGGGTGTCCGTGGACTGCGAAACCACGGGCCTGAACCCGCGCACCGACCAGATCATTTCCATCGGTGCTGTGCGCATCAAAGGCCATCGGGTGATGACCAGCGAGCGCTTGAGCCTGTTGGTCAAGCCGGACAAAGCGATCTCCGCCGAGGCCGTCAAGATCCACGGGCTGCGCGAACGCGATGTCGCCAACGGGCTGGAACCCGACGAAGCCATGCGCCAGTTGCTGCATTTCATTGGCTCGCGTCCGCTGGTGGGGTATTACTTGGAGTTCGACGTCGCGCTGATCAACCGGGCCATTTTTCCGATGCTGGGGGTGTTCCTGCCGCAGCCGAAGGTGGAGATTTCCGCGCTCTACTACGGATGGAAGCAGCGCAACCTGCGCGTCTACGAACACGGTGCCAGTATTGATCTACGTCTAGCGACGCTGATGTCGGACCTCCAGTTGCCCACGCGCCATGCTCACGACGCGGTTAACGATGCCATCATGGCGGCCTTGGCCTTCGTCAAGCTGCGGCGCCTGTTGGAGACTCCGTCGGACAAGGCCGTGTGAGTCACAGAAAGAGCGGCAATGGGCATGATCAAATGGTTGCGGGCCAAAGCGGCCCGGGCGCGTCGGCACGGCGACAGCGCGGCCAAGGCAGTGGAAACGACGGCCAGCGAACTCGGAGCTGGTTCCACGTTGAATCCCCACGATCATGAGGACGATCTGCCCGATGGGGAGGCCCAGGCCGGTGGGCTGGACTTTGTGGCCGCGATTCGCGCCCACCAAGCTTGGAAGGGGCGCCTGCTGGGTTACGTCCAAGGCCAGAGCACCGAAACCTTCGATGCCGCTGAGGTGGCGCGTGATGATGTGTGCGTATTGGGCCACTGGTTGCATGGCCCGGGCTGCCAAGTGTTGGAAGATCCCGCGCTGCTGCCGGAGCTGAAGGCCGCGCACGCGCAGTTCCACCAGTTGGCTGGGCAGATCGTGCAGGCCATGCAGGCGGGGGACGTCGCCACCGCCCAGCACCTCATGGCGACCGATTACCACCGCGTGTCGGTGCGGATGCAAGGCAAGTTGGCCGAGCTGTTTCTCATCGCGGCGCCCCCCGAATCCACCTCTGCCACCGCTTGATCTGGTTCCCTTAGGTGCGTTCCGCTTGGCGAGCGCGGCGTTTGCGGGCAGCGCGTGACAGCAGTGGCACCACCACCCGAGGTGAACGCAGCCGCTGGCGGCGAGCCAAGGCGATCAGGCGCTCGGTTTCTTCGGCGGCGCTCAGGAACGGAGCGTAGGCTTTGTCCGCGCCCA is a genomic window of Vitreoscilla filiformis containing:
- a CDS encoding DUF294 nucleotidyltransferase-like domain-containing protein, whose amino-acid sequence is MPSAFNFNSSPFDCLTSDERQLVRDNIDIAYFREGDVILEPGVAPTHLFVVIKGVVRQMDGDELVVTYGPEDSFDGRALVSGKVSGRFVAAEEVLAYELKREAVNELISSNATFGALLFADLSNKLSALSQRGSQHEMQSITLARVQQATVRPVREVDATLDIVSVARLFQTQRINHVLVRDAASDPPRLGLFSTTGLQAAILHGTPLDRLTVGELATYQLVSVRPEDYLFDALATMIRHRVRRVVVVQEQRISGTLDQLDLLGFLSNHSYLITRQIQDAEDLSTLKEAAQQITDLIALLHRGGTQVRMIARLVQELNAQLFERTWQLVAPHALVANSCLFVMGSEGRGEQLLKTDQDNGLVWRDGYEPPANLAEICQRFSDALTDFGYPECPGRIMISNPEWRQSAGDFGQTVRRWLLMPSAESLMALAIFIDAHAVCGDANLLEGVRDEVFNLLMDNDALMARFAGSINAFDMASGWWNRLLSLGDDNLLDLKKAGTFPLVHGVRSLALAHRINATSTVARIEALAVAERLPADLAGELLDSLHFFMGLKLKVGLAALARGEKPGGIAMDQLSSLDRDLLKDALGVVKRFKNMLYQRFRLDML
- a CDS encoding 3'-5' exonuclease, translating into MTQPRSSLLLAPPPLWQRPWLSLKREWMLYHLGDQRFRFMYDPPPDDEWVSVDCETTGLNPRTDQIISIGAVRIKGHRVMTSERLSLLVKPDKAISAEAVKIHGLRERDVANGLEPDEAMRQLLHFIGSRPLVGYYLEFDVALINRAIFPMLGVFLPQPKVEISALYYGWKQRNLRVYEHGASIDLRLATLMSDLQLPTRHAHDAVNDAIMAALAFVKLRRLLETPSDKAV
- a CDS encoding CZB domain-containing protein, which gives rise to MGMIKWLRAKAARARRHGDSAAKAVETTASELGAGSTLNPHDHEDDLPDGEAQAGGLDFVAAIRAHQAWKGRLLGYVQGQSTETFDAAEVARDDVCVLGHWLHGPGCQVLEDPALLPELKAAHAQFHQLAGQIVQAMQAGDVATAQHLMATDYHRVSVRMQGKLAELFLIAAPPESTSATA